Proteins from a single region of Halorubrum sp. 2020YC2:
- the dnaG gene encoding DNA primase DnaG: MKDTEKYLIHATIAADGVVERSDVVGAVFGQTEGLLGDELDLRDLQESSRVGRIDVAVESENGQSFGEVTVASSLDKVETAILAAALETIDRIGPCHASVEVTSIEDVRAAKRREVVERAKELIAGGFEETSLASSDVLDEVRDAARVEGIVDYRGLPAGPRVGDSDAVIVVEGRADVLTLLDCGIKNAVAVEGTNVPEAVADLTADRTVTAFLDGDRGGELILRELAQVGEVDYVAFAPPGESVEDLDRDAVFEALRGKVPYASLADAADLRAAASDEEAADDPESVARVGDGGAVPDAPSDGDSVGPSTESPEAESVEAESPEAESVEAESPAVDPEKGSPESRGGDDASGGDDGEAEASVDPDDGSTTGDGPATGAEPESTAGDGPDAEATDEADGESADGSETDESDEPGSIAAHVSEVVDGETERARLLGDEFGVLDEVDAADAFDAVESAETVPEAVVVDGTVDQRLLDVAAQRGVGDLIGRDLGEFVKRPVGTRVLAADDVWAEN, encoded by the coding sequence ATGAAAGACACAGAAAAATACCTGATCCACGCCACCATCGCGGCCGACGGCGTCGTCGAGCGGAGCGACGTCGTCGGGGCGGTGTTCGGCCAGACGGAGGGGTTACTCGGCGACGAACTGGACCTCCGCGACCTCCAGGAGTCCTCGCGCGTCGGCCGGATCGACGTCGCGGTGGAGTCCGAGAACGGTCAGTCGTTCGGCGAGGTCACCGTCGCGTCGAGCTTAGACAAAGTCGAGACCGCCATCCTGGCGGCCGCGTTGGAGACCATCGACCGCATCGGCCCCTGCCACGCCTCCGTGGAGGTGACGAGCATCGAGGACGTGCGGGCGGCCAAGCGGCGCGAGGTCGTCGAGCGCGCCAAGGAGCTGATCGCCGGCGGCTTCGAGGAGACGAGCCTCGCGAGCAGCGACGTGTTAGACGAGGTCCGCGACGCCGCCCGCGTCGAGGGCATCGTCGACTACCGGGGACTCCCCGCCGGCCCGCGGGTCGGTGACTCCGACGCCGTCATCGTCGTCGAGGGGCGCGCGGACGTGCTCACCCTGCTCGACTGCGGAATCAAGAACGCGGTCGCCGTCGAGGGGACGAACGTCCCCGAGGCGGTGGCCGACCTGACCGCCGACCGGACCGTCACCGCCTTCCTCGACGGCGACCGCGGCGGCGAGCTGATCCTCCGCGAGCTGGCGCAGGTGGGCGAGGTCGACTACGTCGCGTTCGCGCCCCCCGGCGAGTCCGTGGAGGACCTCGACCGCGACGCCGTCTTCGAGGCGCTCCGCGGGAAGGTCCCGTACGCGAGCCTCGCTGACGCCGCCGACCTCCGGGCGGCCGCGAGCGACGAGGAGGCCGCCGACGACCCGGAGTCGGTCGCGCGCGTCGGGGACGGCGGCGCGGTGCCGGACGCGCCTTCGGACGGGGACTCGGTCGGTCCCTCGACCGAGTCGCCCGAGGCGGAATCTGTCGAGGCGGAGTCGCCCGAGGCGGAATCTGTCGAGGCGGAGTCGCCTGCCGTCGACCCGGAGAAGGGGTCGCCCGAGTCGCGAGGTGGGGACGACGCATCGGGGGGCGACGACGGCGAGGCGGAGGCGAGCGTCGACCCCGACGACGGTTCGACGACCGGCGACGGTCCGGCGACCGGCGCCGAACCCGAGTCGACCGCGGGCGACGGTCCCGACGCGGAGGCGACCGACGAGGCGGACGGCGAGTCGGCCGACGGTTCGGAGACCGACGAGAGCGACGAGCCGGGGTCGATCGCGGCGCACGTCAGCGAGGTCGTCGACGGGGAGACGGAACGCGCGCGGCTCCTCGGCGACGAGTTCGGCGTCCTCGACGAGGTCGACGCCGCGGACGCGTTCGACGCGGTCGAGAGCGCCGAGACCGTCCCGGAAGCCGTCGTCGTCGACGGCACCGTCGACCAGCGGCTGCTCGACGTGGCGGCCCAGCGCGGCGTCGGAGACCTGATCGGCCGGGACCTCGGGGAGTTCGTGAAGCGGCCGGTCGGGACGCGCGTCCTCGCCGCTGATGACGTCTGGGCCGAGAACTGA
- a CDS encoding sodium:solute symporter family protein, whose product MTLGVSLGVVVGYLVVALALGLVAYRVSETTAEDYYLASRSIGTLVLLFTTFATLLSAFTFFGGPNLAYAAGPEWLVVMGTLDGVLFAVLWYVIGYKQWLIGARNGYVTLGEMLGDRFGSTGLRALVAGVSLLWLFPYVMLQQMGAGEALVGLTDGVVPYWGGAALITAFMILYIGVAGLRGVAWTDTLQGLLMLSIVWVAAAWVLSAVGGVGAATEGMLAARPEFGSFGGGTYTPGFIVSTAITIAFGVTMFPQINQRFFVAKSGTVLKRSFALWPVLVLLLFLPAFMLGAWAAGMPIEVPDGANVLPVVLNEYAPAWFAALVIAGAMAAMMSSSDSMLLSGSSYFTRDLYRPLVDANASERREAWIARVGVAAFATLAFVASLFRPGTLIEVGDTAFSGFALLAFPVICALYWPRTTRTGMVAGVAVPQATYLLVVLSSVLPVVPTLPRTVLGGWDVALGLMVLSGALTVGVSLFTAPTEESDASRFAVVSD is encoded by the coding sequence GTGACGCTCGGCGTCTCGCTCGGCGTCGTCGTCGGCTACCTCGTCGTCGCGCTCGCGCTCGGCCTCGTCGCCTACCGCGTCTCGGAGACGACGGCCGAGGACTACTACCTCGCGAGCCGGTCTATCGGAACGCTCGTCCTGCTTTTCACGACGTTCGCCACCCTGCTCTCGGCGTTCACCTTCTTCGGCGGGCCGAACCTCGCGTACGCCGCGGGCCCCGAGTGGCTGGTCGTGATGGGGACGCTGGACGGCGTGCTGTTCGCCGTGCTGTGGTACGTGATCGGCTACAAGCAGTGGCTCATCGGCGCCCGCAACGGCTACGTGACGCTCGGGGAGATGCTGGGCGACCGGTTCGGCTCGACCGGGCTGCGCGCGCTGGTCGCGGGCGTGAGCCTCCTGTGGCTGTTCCCGTACGTGATGCTGCAGCAGATGGGCGCGGGCGAGGCGCTCGTCGGCCTCACCGACGGCGTCGTCCCCTACTGGGGCGGCGCGGCGCTGATCACGGCGTTCATGATCCTCTACATCGGCGTCGCCGGCCTCCGCGGCGTGGCGTGGACCGACACGCTTCAGGGACTGTTAATGCTCTCTATCGTCTGGGTCGCCGCCGCGTGGGTCCTCTCGGCGGTCGGCGGCGTCGGCGCCGCGACCGAGGGAATGTTGGCCGCCCGCCCCGAGTTCGGGAGCTTCGGCGGCGGGACGTACACCCCCGGGTTCATCGTCTCGACGGCGATCACCATCGCGTTCGGGGTGACGATGTTCCCGCAGATCAACCAGCGGTTCTTCGTCGCGAAGTCGGGAACGGTGCTGAAGCGGTCGTTCGCGCTGTGGCCCGTGCTGGTACTCCTGCTCTTCCTCCCCGCGTTCATGCTCGGCGCGTGGGCGGCCGGGATGCCGATCGAGGTGCCCGACGGCGCGAACGTGCTGCCGGTCGTGTTGAACGAGTACGCGCCGGCGTGGTTCGCCGCGCTCGTCATCGCCGGCGCGATGGCCGCGATGATGTCCTCGTCCGACTCGATGCTTTTGTCCGGGTCGTCGTACTTCACCCGCGACCTGTACCGGCCGCTCGTCGACGCGAACGCCTCCGAGCGGCGCGAGGCGTGGATCGCGCGGGTCGGCGTCGCGGCGTTCGCGACGCTCGCGTTCGTCGCGAGCCTCTTCCGCCCGGGGACGCTGATCGAGGTGGGTGACACCGCGTTCTCCGGGTTCGCGCTGCTCGCGTTCCCCGTGATCTGCGCGCTCTACTGGCCCCGGACGACGCGGACGGGGATGGTCGCCGGCGTCGCGGTGCCGCAGGCGACGTACCTGCTCGTGGTGCTGTCGTCGGTGCTGCCGGTCGTTCCGACGCTGCCGCGGACGGTCCTCGGCGGCTGGGACGTGGCGCTCGGGCTGATGGTCCTGTCCGGCGCGCTGACGGTCGGCGTCTCGCTCTTCACCGCGCCGACCGAGGAGAGCGACGCCTCCCGATTCGCGGTGGTAAGTGACTGA
- the gatD gene encoding Glu-tRNA(Gln) amidotransferase subunit GatD, whose protein sequence is MQPGDRVRVDRGGVTNEGVLLPSTTRDHLVVKLDGGYNVGVDREEADVEVLESGVREVDPAAETDDADDATSEITFDEDLPTVSLISTGGTIASTVDYRTGAVTAQFDAEDVLRAVPELAGRANYRGRVVANILSENMEPSIWRDLAAAVREEIEAGADGVVVMHGTDTMQYSASALSFMLDAPVPVAFTGSQRSADRPSSDNVMNAVCAVEAAKADHAETLVCMHAGQSDDACALHRGTRVRKNHTSRRDAFETVGAAPLGVIDYAAAAEAGAEGDAADAAIEWNREPLPRGDTEGDGDAVSVAPDLDGDVELVKFTPGMDPAAWEYLDDKDGVVIEGTGLGHVHTDLIPRIEELVEAGTVVAMTSQCLDGRVCDRVYDTGRDLLDAGVVEAGDTLPGTAKVKLMWALANRSDPAEAMGRDLAGELTEESQPWR, encoded by the coding sequence ATGCAACCGGGAGATCGCGTCCGCGTCGATCGCGGGGGCGTCACCAACGAGGGCGTACTGCTCCCCTCCACGACGCGCGACCACCTCGTCGTCAAGCTCGACGGCGGGTACAACGTCGGCGTCGACCGCGAGGAGGCCGACGTCGAGGTGCTCGAGTCCGGCGTCCGCGAGGTCGACCCCGCGGCGGAGACCGACGACGCGGACGACGCCACCTCCGAGATAACCTTCGACGAGGACCTGCCGACGGTCTCGCTCATCTCGACCGGCGGCACCATCGCCTCCACCGTCGACTACCGGACCGGCGCGGTCACCGCCCAGTTCGACGCCGAGGACGTCCTCCGGGCCGTCCCCGAACTCGCCGGCCGCGCGAACTACCGCGGGCGGGTCGTCGCGAACATCCTCTCGGAGAACATGGAGCCGTCCATCTGGCGCGACCTCGCCGCGGCCGTCCGCGAGGAGATCGAGGCCGGCGCCGACGGCGTCGTCGTGATGCACGGCACCGACACGATGCAGTACTCCGCCTCCGCGCTCTCCTTCATGCTCGACGCGCCGGTCCCGGTCGCGTTCACCGGGAGCCAGCGCTCCGCGGACCGCCCCTCCTCCGACAACGTGATGAACGCGGTCTGCGCCGTCGAGGCCGCGAAGGCCGACCACGCCGAGACGCTCGTCTGTATGCACGCGGGCCAGTCCGACGACGCCTGCGCGCTACACCGCGGCACGCGCGTCCGCAAGAACCACACCTCCCGTCGGGACGCCTTCGAGACGGTCGGCGCCGCCCCGCTCGGCGTGATCGACTACGCGGCCGCGGCCGAGGCGGGCGCCGAGGGCGACGCGGCCGACGCGGCGATCGAGTGGAACCGCGAGCCGCTCCCGCGGGGCGATACCGAAGGTGACGGTGACGCCGTCTCCGTCGCGCCCGACCTCGACGGCGACGTCGAACTCGTCAAGTTCACGCCCGGGATGGACCCGGCCGCGTGGGAGTACTTAGACGACAAGGACGGCGTCGTGATCGAGGGGACCGGGCTCGGCCACGTTCACACCGACCTCATCCCGCGGATCGAGGAGCTCGTCGAGGCCGGGACCGTCGTCGCGATGACGAGCCAGTGTCTCGACGGGCGGGTCTGCGACCGCGTGTACGACACCGGCCGCGACCTGCTGGACGCGGGCGTCGTCGAGGCGGGCGACACCCTCCCCGGCACCGCGAAGGTGAAGCTGATGTGGGCGCTCGCGAACCGCTCCGACCCCGCGGAGGCGATGGGCCGAGACCTCGCCGGCGAACTGACCGAGGAGTCGCAGCCCTGGCGATGA
- a CDS encoding HPP family protein, with protein sequence MRRRLGTSLYAGLLFTVLGTVAWATGQPFVFPSLGPSAFVLAFDRRSERERAVRVVGSHLIGGVAGLAAWTVVADGAALTATPPAFSPEGVRLTASAVASLVATSWAMIATGTVHPPACATTLIVSLGLLSTPAEVAIIVASVTVLVAFHAVVIIAFKRLVGDAHPLYGRDEEGDRGSSS encoded by the coding sequence ATGCGCCGCCGCCTCGGGACGAGCCTCTACGCCGGCCTGCTCTTTACCGTCCTCGGGACCGTCGCGTGGGCGACCGGCCAGCCGTTCGTCTTCCCGAGCCTCGGCCCGTCCGCGTTCGTCCTCGCGTTCGACCGGCGGAGCGAGCGGGAGCGCGCCGTCCGCGTGGTCGGGAGCCACCTGATCGGCGGCGTCGCCGGGCTGGCGGCGTGGACGGTCGTCGCGGACGGCGCCGCGCTCACGGCGACGCCGCCAGCGTTCTCCCCCGAGGGGGTCCGGCTGACCGCGAGCGCAGTCGCCTCGCTCGTCGCGACCAGCTGGGCGATGATCGCGACCGGGACGGTCCACCCGCCGGCGTGCGCGACGACGCTCATCGTCTCGCTCGGCCTGCTCTCGACGCCCGCCGAGGTGGCGATCATCGTCGCGAGCGTGACCGTCCTCGTCGCCTTCCACGCGGTCGTAATCATCGCGTTCAAGCGCCTCGTCGGTGACGCGCACCCGCTGTACGGGCGAGACGAGGAAGGGGACAGAGGGAGTTCGAGCTAA
- a CDS encoding GNAT family N-acetyltransferase, translating to MTGSEGKPAPDSDSAPAPVVREARPADADAVAAFTRDTWGERHDDYIPRVFPDWAASDDPKRGTFVATLPPEAVEPTGLDDREPGDTLVAGDGDGVADAGDPEAVVGCIQAVSLSEWEAWGQGIRVDPAARGHGVGTALSTAALDWSRERGATVCRNMVFSWNVMGLGQSRAVGFEPETEFRFAEPEPDSEALGDGEVDSDAVDSGPTDFDALDDADPNAAWAFWSDSDARDHLRGLALDPDESWACSALTRERLATAAAEDRLIAVAGPEALTGFAVRTRVTEREVDDETTRIATYGAAAWRDVDAAGALYDAVAADAAAVDADEARVLIPETVEHVSDTGANRVPVAGEPDFVMCADLTGDR from the coding sequence ATGACGGGATCGGAGGGGAAGCCGGCGCCCGACTCCGACTCGGCGCCCGCCCCAGTCGTCCGCGAGGCCCGTCCCGCCGACGCCGACGCGGTCGCGGCGTTCACGCGGGACACGTGGGGCGAGCGCCACGACGACTACATCCCGCGGGTGTTCCCCGACTGGGCCGCGTCCGACGACCCGAAGCGCGGCACCTTCGTCGCGACGCTCCCGCCGGAAGCGGTCGAACCCACCGGTCTCGACGACCGCGAACCGGGAGACACCCTCGTCGCGGGCGACGGCGACGGCGTCGCGGACGCGGGCGACCCCGAGGCGGTCGTCGGCTGTATCCAGGCCGTCTCGCTGTCGGAGTGGGAGGCGTGGGGACAGGGAATCCGCGTCGACCCCGCCGCCCGCGGGCACGGCGTCGGCACCGCGCTCTCGACGGCCGCGCTCGACTGGAGCCGCGAGCGCGGCGCGACCGTCTGCCGCAACATGGTGTTCTCGTGGAACGTCATGGGGCTCGGTCAGTCGCGCGCGGTCGGCTTCGAACCGGAGACCGAGTTCCGGTTCGCGGAGCCGGAGCCGGACTCGGAGGCGCTCGGCGACGGGGAAGTCGACTCCGACGCGGTCGACTCCGGCCCGACTGATTTCGACGCGCTCGACGACGCCGACCCGAACGCGGCGTGGGCGTTCTGGAGCGACAGCGACGCCCGCGACCACCTGCGCGGCCTCGCGCTCGACCCTGACGAGTCGTGGGCCTGCTCCGCGCTCACCCGCGAGCGACTCGCGACCGCGGCCGCCGAGGACCGGCTGATCGCGGTCGCCGGCCCCGAGGCCCTCACCGGCTTCGCGGTCCGGACCCGCGTAACGGAGCGCGAGGTCGACGACGAGACGACCCGCATCGCGACGTACGGCGCCGCGGCGTGGCGCGACGTCGACGCGGCGGGAGCGCTGTACGACGCGGTCGCGGCCGACGCCGCCGCGGTCGACGCCGACGAGGCGCGCGTGCTGATCCCCGAGACGGTCGAGCACGTGAGCGATACCGGGGCGAACCGCGTCCCGGTCGCGGGCGAACCGGACTTCGTAATGTGCGCGGACCTCACCGGTGACCGATGA
- a CDS encoding A24 family peptidase produces the protein MFATLPDLLRLLVVPVFAWAAIRDVRTRRLPNRIWPPLYLSGALLLLWEAVSLWPFAGFDGRIFLVRAAISLLFVAPLGYAFWYLGAFGGADAKAMIALAVIFPTFPAYEVAGLAVPLVDTDIGVFSLTILTNTVLLGLAYPLGLAVRNLLRGEVSSSMFLARPVATDSLPDRHGRLFEDPEGPTRAGLDLDALRMYLRWRGLTLADLRAGSAGLRDPASVDETFDPTDGGTRVGPRTDGGSAVDAEIDGDAGGGDDSRREFDDPWAAERFLDDIDRGAYGTDAATLRDGLDVVAREDRVLVSPGMPFVVPMAVGLLVSLTYGDALFAVLGAVGLV, from the coding sequence ATGTTCGCGACGCTGCCGGACCTCCTCCGACTGCTCGTCGTCCCCGTCTTCGCGTGGGCGGCGATCCGGGACGTCCGGACTCGGCGCCTCCCGAACCGGATCTGGCCGCCGCTGTACCTGTCCGGCGCGCTACTCTTACTCTGGGAGGCCGTCTCGCTGTGGCCGTTCGCGGGGTTCGACGGGCGGATATTCCTCGTGCGGGCCGCGATCAGCCTGCTGTTCGTCGCGCCGCTCGGCTACGCCTTCTGGTACCTCGGCGCGTTCGGCGGCGCCGACGCCAAGGCGATGATCGCGCTCGCGGTGATCTTCCCGACGTTCCCGGCCTACGAGGTCGCCGGTCTCGCCGTCCCGCTCGTCGACACCGACATCGGCGTGTTCTCGCTGACGATCCTCACGAACACCGTCCTGCTCGGGCTCGCGTACCCGCTCGGTCTCGCCGTCCGCAACCTCCTTCGGGGCGAGGTCTCCTCCAGCATGTTCCTCGCGCGGCCGGTCGCGACCGACTCGCTGCCCGACCGCCATGGCCGGCTGTTCGAGGACCCGGAAGGCCCGACGCGGGCCGGACTCGACCTCGACGCGCTCCGGATGTACCTCCGCTGGCGGGGCCTCACGCTCGCGGACCTGCGGGCCGGCTCGGCGGGCCTCCGCGACCCCGCCTCCGTCGACGAGACGTTCGACCCGACGGACGGGGGAACCCGCGTCGGCCCGCGGACCGACGGGGGTAGCGCGGTCGACGCGGAAATCGACGGCGACGCCGGGGGAGGCGATGACTCCCGCCGCGAGTTCGACGACCCCTGGGCGGCCGAGCGCTTCCTCGACGACATCGACCGCGGGGCCTACGGCACGGACGCCGCGACGCTCCGCGACGGTCTCGACGTCGTCGCCCGCGAGGACCGCGTGCTGGTCTCGCCGGGGATGCCGTTCGTCGTCCCGATGGCGGTCGGCCTCCTCGTCTCGCTGACGTACGGCGACGCGCTGTTCGCCGTGCTCGGCGCGGTCGGGCTGGTGTGA
- a CDS encoding helix-turn-helix transcriptional regulator — MYDLTGFQRDLLYVIAGLDEPHGLAIKEELEGYYEKEIHHGRLYPNLDTLVEKGLVEKGQRDRRTNYYTLTRRGRREIEARTDWEAEYIEH; from the coding sequence ATGTACGACCTCACAGGTTTTCAGCGTGACCTGCTCTACGTGATCGCGGGGCTCGACGAGCCGCACGGGCTGGCTATCAAAGAGGAGCTCGAAGGGTACTACGAGAAGGAGATCCACCACGGCCGTCTCTATCCGAACCTCGACACGCTCGTCGAGAAGGGGCTCGTCGAGAAGGGCCAGCGCGACCGCCGCACCAACTACTACACGCTGACTCGCCGCGGTCGCCGCGAGATCGAGGCCCGGACCGACTGGGAAGCGGAGTACATCGAGCACTGA
- a CDS encoding DUF3311 domain-containing protein, with translation MTRLRSDLVWIPTFAILVAFAVPWPLWGVDRVVAGLPVWIWWHVGWLGLCTVLFALFVRSGAWDRGMGQRPGADPVDGTGSGAVDRGGDRP, from the coding sequence ATGACGCGCTTACGGAGCGATCTCGTGTGGATACCGACGTTCGCGATACTCGTGGCGTTCGCGGTGCCGTGGCCGCTGTGGGGGGTCGACCGCGTCGTCGCCGGGCTTCCGGTGTGGATCTGGTGGCACGTCGGGTGGCTCGGGCTGTGTACCGTCCTGTTCGCGCTGTTCGTCCGGAGCGGCGCGTGGGACCGCGGGATGGGGCAGCGGCCGGGCGCCGACCCCGTCGACGGGACCGGAAGCGGAGCCGTCGACCGCGGGGGTGACCGCCCGTGA
- a CDS encoding DUF6498-containing protein has product MPSPRLPYWLRALTRGRRPRALSIAIANLLPLVGVVALGWNAGALVFLYWFELGITAFWAVVRALFAGRLSEVDRGGLIVGPLAARRVAIPVPGTDLGIRVSTLLVLPIIAPVLAGMWFIAGIPTVGVAVDGGLAPDALDSVTLAVLVIFATEGGTTLVDYIHKGEYREHSAQTAMRGVFFRAGTIALGGIFAVTLIGAATVGPDAELSAVDPGIAGLPLLLGIVGVKAAFDLAGLYRDRLTAFDESSSLDLGLSYDPPSTEPIDGSVADPVRSVRQPRRARLAGALTTPLGHPGLWYLSALPALVAAIFAIGGEWSTVAALLAAALMVPLALAALDHELRYGLVEYRAGDDALVAYDRLFDTALWRVEPWDETDLRVERGRLDRRLGTETVVIELRDDEYRIPGLADAEPILDVFDRRADRPDG; this is encoded by the coding sequence ATGCCCTCCCCCCGCTTGCCCTACTGGCTGCGTGCGCTCACCCGCGGCCGTCGTCCCCGAGCGCTCTCGATAGCGATCGCGAACCTGCTCCCGCTCGTCGGCGTCGTCGCGCTCGGTTGGAACGCGGGGGCGCTGGTGTTCCTCTACTGGTTCGAGCTCGGAATCACCGCGTTCTGGGCCGTCGTCCGGGCGCTGTTCGCCGGACGCCTCTCCGAGGTCGATCGTGGCGGGCTGATCGTTGGTCCGCTGGCGGCGAGACGCGTCGCGATTCCCGTCCCGGGAACCGATCTCGGGATCCGAGTCTCGACGCTGCTGGTGCTTCCGATCATCGCTCCGGTACTCGCGGGCATGTGGTTCATCGCCGGCATTCCCACCGTCGGCGTCGCCGTCGACGGCGGGCTCGCTCCCGACGCGCTCGATTCGGTGACGCTCGCGGTGCTCGTCATCTTCGCGACCGAGGGCGGGACGACCCTCGTCGACTACATTCACAAGGGTGAGTACCGCGAACACAGCGCCCAGACCGCGATGCGAGGCGTCTTCTTCAGGGCGGGAACGATAGCGCTCGGCGGAATCTTCGCCGTCACGCTGATCGGCGCGGCGACGGTGGGGCCCGACGCCGAGCTGTCCGCGGTCGACCCCGGTATTGCCGGCCTCCCACTGCTCTTGGGAATCGTCGGTGTCAAGGCCGCCTTCGATCTCGCCGGGCTGTACCGAGACCGACTGACCGCGTTCGACGAGTCGTCGTCGCTCGACTTGGGGCTCTCGTACGACCCGCCCTCGACGGAGCCGATCGACGGCTCGGTCGCGGATCCGGTCCGGAGTGTCCGCCAGCCGCGCCGGGCTCGCCTCGCGGGAGCGTTGACGACGCCGCTCGGCCACCCCGGACTGTGGTATCTCAGCGCTCTCCCGGCGCTCGTCGCCGCGATCTTCGCGATCGGTGGCGAGTGGTCGACCGTCGCCGCCCTCCTCGCGGCCGCCCTCATGGTCCCGCTGGCGCTCGCCGCGCTCGACCACGAACTCCGGTACGGGCTCGTCGAGTACCGCGCCGGCGACGACGCGCTCGTCGCCTACGACCGGCTGTTCGACACCGCGCTGTGGCGCGTCGAGCCGTGGGACGAGACCGACCTCCGGGTGGAGCGGGGCCGGCTCGACCGCCGGCTCGGCACCGAGACCGTCGTGATCGAACTCCGCGACGACGAGTACCGGATTCCGGGACTCGCGGACGCCGAGCCGATCCTCGACGTCTTCGACAGGCGAGCCGACCGGCCGGACGGTTAG